The Salvelinus fontinalis isolate EN_2023a chromosome 9, ASM2944872v1, whole genome shotgun sequence sequence TGGACCCTTTAAAGAAATTCTCAATGAGTGCACGGTTGATCTTAGTCTTCCCTATAGCAGCATGAAAGTTGTTGCTCAGCACCCCGTAGATGTTGCCCGGGTCGCCCTTGCGGccaaagaggagaaagagggcgTAGCAGTCATTACCGATGGAGGCACAGAAATCCACCATCCTCTCTGCCTTGTTCTTATGAGCAGACTCCATCTTGGCCATCTGCATGGATTCAGTGTACACCTCCGGGGGGATGTCCTCGgctggccctccctccctctcgggcAGGTGCAGGATCTGCACGGCGATCTGGATGCGGGGGTTCTTGGTGGGCCTCTCCAGCACAGCCCACACCCAGTCAGCACCCAGGAGGATGCGCTGCTGCTTGGTCATGGTGGTGCAGTTGAAGGAGTCGGTCATGTGGAGGTGGCTGCTCTGGGTGATGTAGGTCATTAGAAAGATGTCATTGAGGGCTGCCGGGCTAGGCTGGAACTTGTCCTCTGGGTCCAGGAACAGGAGGTACTCCTGGGTCCGAGCTGCAGCTATCCCCACACAGTCGTTGAATAGAGGGACAAAATCGTTGGGGTTTTGGGGGGTTCTCCACAGAGTGGAGAATATACTGGGTATGTCTGGGTCTGGTAgcttgctctctctccttccccacaGGGTTGGGAAGTTAAAGTTCATGTTTGGAATGGTCATGGTTGGAGCTGGTGGCTTCTTCTGTAGCCTCTCCCACCAGGTTGAGATTATCTTGGGAATGTCCGGGGCTGGTTGTTTGCTCTCTATCTTCCCCATATCTACAGGACTAGGTTAGAGGGTGGTTTCCCTTATAACCTGAACATGTGATAACAACAGTATAGTTTATTGTTGTAGAAATTATAATTGACATAAAAGTTACAAAAGTATACTTGTGTAATAACAGGGGTTGAAGGTACATAAGTGTTGATGGTACCCAACCCTAATGGAACCCAAACCTTAGAAAATACAAACATGTTTGGATTGTACTGTGTTTGCTCCAGATTGGTAAAAAAAGTAATATTAAATTAAATGAAAACTCACCAGTATCGGTCTGCCTTTGATGTTTGGaacagctccagcccctctctcctctctggaacCCTAGTGAGATATTAGGATGTGCTGGATTGAAGCAGATGAACAACCAGCAGAAGGATCCACATACAGGTTATGCCAGGCTTTGGACAGTACACTGGGTTACCTAACTCTTAGAGAGCAGGCTTCCCTTAGTGTTTGCTCTCTCACAGAAGGGATCCTCTGGTCTGGTGACTTGTTAAAGGGACATACCACAAAGACTACATCTGcctatatgccaattatgtgtgGAAACATGGAAAAACCTGTTTCTTATTGTTCCAATACAAATGAGCTGTATTAAGTGTTGGGTGTGTTTGTTTACAGTATGACCTAGTGCCTTATTTTAATCAGAGATGTGTCCAGGTAACTTTGaaaacatatactgaacaaaaatataaacgtaacatgtaaagtgttggtcccatgttccatgagcagaaataaaagatcccagaaatgtcccatagccacaaaaagcttatttctctcaaatgttgtgcacaaatttgtttacatccctgttagtgagcatttctcctttgccatgataattcatccacctgacaggtgtgacatatcaagaagctgattaaacagattgatcattacacaggtgcacattgtgctggggacaatatatGGCCacgtttgtcacacaacacaatgtcacagatgtctcaagttttgagggagcatgcaattggcatgctgcctGCAGGAATGTCccacagagctgttgccagagaatttgaatgttcatttctctaccataagccgcctccaatgtcgtttcagagaatttggcagtacatccaaccgaccTAACAACCGCAGGTCACGTGTGCTGatgttatatgaactgtaactcagtaaaatctttgaaattattgcatgttgtgtttatatttttcagTATACGTAAAAAACAACTTGTAAAATATGATATGTACATATATCGTACAAAATAATACAGTTTGGCCGATATTACAGGGAAATAGATTACGTAGGGAAAAGAGCACTTTAATACATGTTTAAGTGGCTTGCGGTAGGCCTATACTTTTCACCAAAAAGACAAAGTACATACTATTCACTATTAAGTTTGGAAGAGCTACACTCCAATGACACACGTTAGACAGAATGGCTTCAATGTTCTTTGTGTTTCTGTCACTAATACAGAAGTAGTGTTCATTATAGTACTGTATTATGATGAGATAAGGGATATGGCCAGTTGAGGTTGCTGGTAAAGCTCCCTACGTTGAGTTTGGGTTGGTATGAGGCCGCGCTTTCCCTTGGTTGATTGGCTGTGTCGGTTAGTGTGGCCAGCATGGCATCCTCTCAGACTAGTGCTGTTTGAGGGCGTCTCATCTCCTTCAGAACCTCATCTCGGCTAAGCAAATACTGAAAGCAAGAAGGGCCAGGGCCTGGGGTTAGCAAGGAGTGTTATGCTGCAATGTTTGTCAGTTAAAGGCTTAAGGCTAATGTCCCAACAAAgtaaattcaaaatctatttgttGAAGCCTGTTTGTTCAGTTGCAACGCCTGCTGTCAGCAAATATAATAACAGCATAGTACCACAGCATTGAGGAGAAAAGTAAAACACAACAGCTTAAAAGGAAATCTTTGTTATCTGGTTATTTAATTAAACAGACATAGAAAGCTTGTTGAACGAGACTGACTGAGGAGCTACTTACCGTGAGTTGGTTAATTCCCTCAGACAGAGCTTCTATCTGCAGCACGGGCCCCTCTGTCACCGCCATCTGCAAAGTCAGGCCTTTCATCAAACACAACACCTAGGGGCTCC is a genomic window containing:
- the rep15 gene encoding rab15 effector protein; protein product: MGKIESKQPAPDIPKIISTWWERLQKKPPAPTMTIPNMNFNFPTLWGRRESKLPDPDIPSIFSTLWRTPQNPNDFVPLFNDCVGIAAARTQEYLLFLDPEDKFQPSPAALNDIFLMTYITQSSHLHMTDSFNCTTMTKQQRILLGADWVWAVLERPTKNPRIQIAVQILHLPEREGGPAEDIPPEVYTESMQMAKMESAHKNKAERMVDFCASIGNDCYALFLLFGRKGDPGNIYGVLSNNFHAAIGKTKINRALIENFFKGSRYLHTPTGMLQAIVTKRDSDPLTLLIKFT